A single region of the Synergistaceae bacterium genome encodes:
- a CDS encoding response regulator, which yields MENKTENTAGIITKGQEESLPDGKTESKRKVLIVDDDITSLRVLQSVLKGIYDTAPARSGEQALTYLQRFTPDIILLDIDMPVMNGYEVMGRLRADPRWKDIPVIFLTGREGVESEVRGLSMGAVDYMQKPINEELVLARLNTHLELEMYRKRLSDLVDQKTRDLAQKNAILEHIQEIIIVMMAHATEYRDQVTGGHIRRTREYVDLLLSHIPDIDPGHALDPDYIKTIAIASQLHDIGKVAIPDAVLLKPGKLTDEEWKIMRTHPVHGADILTDAASELGSKSLLDAAREIALAHHEKWDGTGYPYGLKGEAIPLSARATAVADVYDALRDKRPYKDGLDHEGARKIILEGRGSHFDPTLVDVFDHIHPEFGRLYDSVKK from the coding sequence ATGGAAAACAAAACAGAAAATACGGCGGGAATTATCACGAAAGGCCAGGAAGAAAGCCTTCCGGACGGAAAGACGGAGAGCAAAAGGAAGGTTCTGATCGTCGACGACGACATCACCAGCCTGAGAGTTCTCCAGTCGGTCCTCAAGGGGATTTACGACACTGCCCCTGCCCGGTCGGGTGAACAGGCCCTGACGTATCTTCAGCGTTTTACCCCGGACATCATTCTGCTGGACATCGACATGCCCGTCATGAACGGCTATGAGGTCATGGGACGTCTCAGGGCCGATCCCCGATGGAAGGATATTCCCGTCATCTTTCTGACCGGTCGGGAAGGTGTGGAAAGCGAAGTTCGGGGGCTTTCGATGGGCGCCGTGGACTACATGCAGAAGCCCATCAACGAGGAGCTGGTTCTGGCGCGGCTGAACACCCATCTGGAACTGGAGATGTACCGCAAGAGGCTTTCCGACCTGGTGGACCAGAAAACCAGAGATTTGGCGCAAAAGAACGCCATTCTGGAGCACATCCAGGAGATTATCATCGTGATGATGGCCCACGCGACGGAGTACCGGGACCAGGTCACGGGCGGGCACATCCGCCGTACGCGTGAATACGTCGATCTTCTGCTGTCGCACATTCCCGACATCGACCCCGGCCACGCTCTCGACCCGGATTACATCAAAACCATCGCCATCGCCTCGCAGCTGCACGACATCGGAAAGGTCGCCATTCCCGACGCGGTTCTGCTGAAACCGGGCAAACTCACCGACGAAGAATGGAAAATCATGCGGACGCACCCGGTGCACGGAGCGGATATTCTGACCGACGCGGCCTCAGAGCTGGGCTCGAAGTCCCTCCTTGACGCCGCCCGTGAAATTGCGCTGGCCCACCACGAAAAGTGGGACGGCACGGGTTATCCCTATGGATTGAAGGGCGAGGCCATCCCCCTCTCGGCCCGCGCCACCGCCGTGGCGGACGTTTACGACGCGCTGCGGGACAAGCGCCCCTACAAGGACGGCCTCGACCACGAGGGCGCGCGCAAAATCATTCTGGAGGGACGAGGCTCCCACTTCGACCCCACGCTGGTGGACGTCTTTGACCACATCCACCCGGAGTTCGGCAGGCTCTACGATTCCGTCAAAAAATAA
- a CDS encoding response regulator: MSLRVKTLVLIVTVFSASMLIMNIMFREMTLQEFAEVEVDYIQRGVERLNACFDYENAVFRLNASLWGHRGDIYEYMDHRSFAQISEIINPEILRLSGTNFFMLLDPSGNVVFEMTLDREGQERPLTWEERRSAARLVPRLKDLVQDGEKAGLFVLGRESYEIGISVIAPSPEAPSRGYCIVGTRSEERTETIAAAFQGTLTVYHLEGQQDYPPELKQSLAGVAASKEPFLFDREENVLKVWVPQEDVLGAQAMVTLFELSRTVYMRGLTGVTRANEMMIFMGLVALATVTFTLHHTLLKRMVRLREAAVKITTHAMGRVRLPVEGNDELSDLERALNASVSAVEDIFDNVPFPVILMDREGRIVAANRQTSLLLNMTQEALSRANIRDIARLPEQMEALLETLPEGGSGENKAGAVFEILLQAEGGAFIPADACIGAFQYGSQQLRLFVAQDLRQRKAAEESNRVKSAFLAHISHEIRTPMNAIIGMSELLMLSKLPHKEALCVMNIRNAAKSLLAIINDVLDFSRIESNKLEIVVIDYDFLQMINDVISIIFMRASEKGVRFLVDLAPDIPAVMKGDEVRLKQILLNLLSNAVKFTEKGMVRLSIRCEHGDPFGGRDDLAVLRVDVSDTGMGIRAENLSHLFSVFSRLDLQHTQKTEGTGLGLAITHRLVEMMGGTLRVESEFGRGSTFRFSLPQIAVSPQGLAGIQEPESKKVLLYDGIDEERSLILKMLDELEIERVSCDSVEEFLTRRAAGEEEGSPFTHAIFAIDRSEQFATFKSAGDCRGCPVFLLTSMSVAVLNSIPPGVISVFRPVTIISLERILNGSYADVSSPAPTSPRSVIFKTHDVRVLVVDDNQVNLDVAVGLLKHYGIAADQALSGREALNRLAEEDYDIVFMDHMMPDMDGVETTRAIRAMGGKYEKITIIALSANAVFGMSEVFLAAGMNDFLSKPIIMQQLSAVLRRWLPAGKISPEDEVEYLPAVSEAEEAVSPDDPLFPLGGVAGIDLSLGLSRTGGDRDLYMTVLRSFLDVLGDKEDLIAASLADSRYGEEGQDNSVAEHRERYRIEVHGLKSALANIGAMPLSDAARTLEQAAIGEDGQKVMALTPTFLTNLHELGKRLKLALGIQEVSEGEMTHPSRDDDLPAHLRYLMRLIESWEGDTALETIRDPVFESIAEDLREVEECLTALNYDGALQRIRELAENETMKTM, encoded by the coding sequence GGCAGGAGCGCCCCCTGACCTGGGAGGAAAGGAGGTCCGCCGCGCGGCTTGTCCCCCGTCTGAAAGATCTGGTTCAGGACGGCGAAAAGGCGGGGCTCTTCGTGCTGGGCCGGGAAAGTTATGAAATCGGAATCAGCGTTATCGCTCCGTCTCCCGAGGCCCCCTCGCGGGGGTACTGCATCGTGGGAACCCGCTCGGAGGAGAGGACGGAGACCATCGCGGCCGCTTTTCAGGGGACGCTCACCGTGTATCACCTGGAGGGACAGCAGGACTATCCGCCCGAACTCAAACAGTCTCTGGCCGGTGTGGCCGCCTCCAAAGAGCCCTTTCTCTTCGACCGGGAGGAGAACGTCCTGAAGGTGTGGGTTCCCCAGGAGGACGTTCTGGGGGCGCAGGCGATGGTGACGCTGTTTGAGCTGTCCAGAACCGTGTACATGCGGGGTCTGACGGGGGTCACCCGGGCCAACGAGATGATGATCTTCATGGGACTTGTCGCGCTGGCCACGGTGACGTTCACTTTGCACCACACCCTGTTGAAGCGCATGGTCCGCCTTCGCGAGGCCGCTGTGAAAATCACGACTCACGCCATGGGCCGGGTTCGCCTTCCCGTGGAGGGCAACGATGAGCTCAGCGACCTGGAAAGAGCCCTCAACGCCTCTGTTTCCGCCGTGGAGGACATTTTCGACAACGTGCCCTTCCCCGTGATTCTCATGGACAGGGAAGGGCGTATCGTGGCGGCCAATCGCCAGACCTCCCTTCTCCTGAATATGACGCAGGAGGCCCTGTCCAGGGCGAACATTCGGGATATTGCCCGACTTCCGGAGCAAATGGAGGCTCTGCTGGAAACCCTGCCGGAGGGCGGAAGCGGAGAGAATAAAGCGGGCGCCGTGTTCGAAATTCTTCTGCAGGCCGAAGGAGGGGCTTTCATTCCGGCGGATGCCTGTATCGGGGCCTTCCAGTACGGCTCCCAGCAGCTCAGGCTCTTCGTGGCTCAGGATTTGCGCCAGCGCAAGGCCGCGGAGGAGTCCAACCGGGTGAAAAGCGCCTTCCTCGCCCATATCAGTCACGAAATTCGCACGCCCATGAACGCCATCATCGGAATGAGCGAGCTTCTCATGCTGTCGAAACTGCCTCACAAAGAGGCCCTGTGCGTGATGAACATCCGCAACGCCGCCAAATCCCTGCTGGCCATCATCAACGACGTTCTGGATTTCAGCCGGATCGAGTCCAACAAGCTGGAAATCGTGGTTATCGATTACGATTTTCTCCAGATGATCAACGACGTCATCAGTATAATCTTTATGCGCGCCTCCGAAAAGGGCGTGAGGTTCCTGGTGGACCTGGCTCCGGATATCCCCGCGGTCATGAAGGGGGACGAGGTCCGTCTGAAACAAATTTTACTGAACCTTCTCAGCAATGCCGTTAAATTCACGGAAAAGGGAATGGTGCGCCTTTCCATTCGCTGTGAACACGGGGATCCCTTCGGCGGGCGGGACGACCTGGCGGTGCTTCGGGTGGATGTTTCGGACACGGGAATGGGCATTCGGGCGGAGAACCTGTCCCACCTCTTTTCCGTTTTTTCGCGCCTGGACCTTCAGCATACGCAAAAAACTGAGGGGACGGGGCTGGGCCTGGCGATCACCCATCGGCTGGTTGAAATGATGGGGGGAACCCTTCGGGTGGAAAGCGAGTTTGGCAGGGGCAGCACGTTCCGTTTTTCCCTGCCCCAGATCGCGGTTTCCCCGCAGGGCCTTGCCGGAATCCAGGAGCCGGAATCGAAAAAAGTTCTGCTTTACGACGGCATCGACGAGGAGCGGTCTCTGATCCTGAAGATGCTGGATGAACTGGAGATCGAACGCGTTTCCTGCGACAGCGTGGAGGAGTTTCTGACCAGACGCGCCGCCGGCGAGGAGGAGGGCTCTCCCTTCACTCACGCGATTTTCGCCATCGATCGATCCGAGCAGTTCGCCACCTTCAAAAGCGCCGGCGACTGCCGCGGCTGCCCCGTCTTTCTGCTGACCAGCATGAGCGTAGCGGTCCTGAACTCCATTCCGCCGGGGGTCATCTCCGTTTTCAGGCCCGTCACGATTATTTCTCTGGAGCGCATCCTGAATGGAAGCTACGCCGACGTGTCTTCTCCGGCTCCGACCTCCCCGCGTTCCGTGATATTCAAGACCCACGACGTTCGGGTTCTGGTGGTGGACGACAATCAGGTCAACCTCGACGTGGCGGTGGGCCTTCTGAAGCATTACGGAATCGCCGCCGATCAGGCCCTGTCGGGCAGAGAGGCCCTGAACCGGCTGGCGGAGGAGGACTACGACATCGTGTTTATGGACCACATGATGCCCGATATGGACGGGGTGGAAACGACGCGGGCCATTCGGGCTATGGGCGGAAAATATGAGAAAATAACGATTATCGCACTTTCCGCCAACGCCGTTTTTGGGATGTCGGAGGTCTTTCTGGCCGCCGGAATGAACGATTTTCTGAGCAAGCCCATCATCATGCAGCAGCTTTCGGCTGTTCTGCGGCGGTGGCTGCCGGCCGGAAAAATCTCTCCGGAGGACGAGGTGGAGTACCTTCCCGCGGTCTCGGAGGCGGAAGAGGCGGTTTCACCGGACGACCCGCTCTTCCCTCTGGGAGGCGTGGCGGGAATCGACCTTTCTCTGGGACTTTCCCGCACCGGCGGGGATCGGGATTTGTATATGACGGTTCTCCGCTCTTTCCTGGACGTCCTCGGAGACAAGGAAGACCTGATCGCGGCCTCTCTGGCGGACAGCCGCTACGGAGAGGAGGGGCAGGACAACTCCGTCGCGGAACATCGCGAGCGCTACCGGATCGAGGTTCACGGCCTGAAAAGCGCTCTGGCCAATATCGGCGCCATGCCCCTTTCCGACGCGGCCAGAACGCTGGAACAGGCGGCCATCGGCGAAGACGGGCAAAAAGTGATGGCTTTGACTCCGACTTTCCTGACGAACCTCCATGAGCTGGGAAAGCGGCTGAAACTGGCCCTTGGCATTCAGGAGGTGTCCGAGGGAGAGATGACCCATCCGTCCAGAGACGACGATCTTCCCGCCCATTTGCGCTATCTGATGCGGCTGATCGAGTCCTGGGAAGGAGACACCGCCCTGGAAACGATACGGGATCCGGTTTTCGAATCCATCGCGGAGGATTTGCGAGAGGTGGAAGAATGTCTGACGGCGCTGAATTACGACGGCGCGCTGCAGCGAATCCGGGAACTGGCCGAGAATGAAACGATGAAAACGATGTGA